The sequence AGAGATCCAGAAGACCATCATCTCCCGAGGCCTGCTCAAGGAATACAAGCTCTAACCCGCCCCACCCCTGTGCCGCCCGGCTTCCGCGATCTTGCACTTTCGGTTGCCCGATTGCCCCTTGTGTCCGATATGCCGGGACAGAAAGTGCAAGATCGCGGGGAGCGGGCGTGGGGCGCGGGGTTGGGGTGGGTTGGTCAGGTCAGGCGGGTCAGGTTGGCGGCGGCGCGTTCGACGATGAGGCAGCGGTCTTCGACGTAGTCGATGCCGGCCTCCTCGGCGATCCGTCGCGCCTCGGCCGAGACGATGCCCAGTTGCAGCCACACCGCGGGGGCGCCGATCGCCACCGCGTCCCGGACCACCTGCACGGCGTCGGCCGCCGGTCGGAACACGTCCACCAGGTCGACGGGGTGGGGAATGTCGGCGAGGGTCGGGTAGGCCCGTTCCCCGAACAGTTCGTCGACCGTCGGGTTGACCGGGATGATGCGCCAGCCGTACTGCTGCATCTGCAACGGCACGCCGTGCGCGGCCTTGCCGGGGTCGCGGGACGCGCCCACGACGGCGATCACGGCGGCTTCGGCGAGGATCTGCTGAGCGGTACGCACCCGCCGACTGTAGCGCCGTCCGCCCGCCGCAGGCAGGCGCAGAACCCGCCGACGAGCAGCTGCGGCTGGGGGCCCGACTGGACGCCCCTAGGTCCTGGCCCCGGTCGGCGGTTCGCGCAGAACCGATCAGGCCGGGCACGTCCTGGATCGCCGACCCCCGGAGCGCGGGGATCGGCGATCCAGGACCGTCAGTTGGTCGGCCCGCCGGGAAGGGGCGGGGCGGTGGGAGCGGTGCGCGTCGAGTCGCCCTTGGTCTTGCCCTCGAACTTCGTGTAACCGGCGGGCGGCGTCAGGTCGAAGTGGTTCAGGTTCTCGGCCGTGCGGGGCAGCCACTCGAAGGTGCTGACCTCTGCCTTGTCGGTCACCTTTCCGCTCTTGTCGGCGACCGTCTTGTACGGCAGGAACGAGGTCTCGTCCACCCAGAGCTCAGCGGTGTAGGTCGCCGTTCCCGGCTTCAACCGCAGGTGCACGGTGTCGTGCCCGTCCACCTTCTCCTGGCCCACGATCTCCAGGCTCCCCTTGGCGAGCCAGGCCCTGATGCTCGCCGGGTCGTTCGGAACGAAGACCGTGCCGGTCGCGTCCTTCGCAGAACCGACGAACTCGAAGTACGTCCGCTCGGGGTGGCTGATCTGGGTACCGCGCTGTTTCCCGTCGGCGACGATCGTCACCAGGGAGGAGTCCGGGCTGCCGTCGCCCCGGTAGATGTCGACCCGGGAGCGCCCGGTCTGCTTGTCCGTCCAGTAGTCGATCCGGCCGCCCGGGTAGGCGTCGCGGACCTTCACGACGTAGTCGTCCGCGTCGCCCAGCGCGGCTTGGGTCTGTGCGCTGACATAGGTGATGTCGCGCAACTGCCACTGGCGAGACGTGTCCGTCGAGCTGGCGGAGGCTCCGCCCGGTTGACCGGTGCCGCCGTCGACCGTGCTCAGCGCGACACCACCGGCGGTGAGACCCGCCAGGGCGAAAGCGGTCGCGGTCGCAATCGCTGGCCGGCGCAGAAACCAGCGCTTCGGGGCCGGGCGCCGGTAGACCGACCCGTTGAGGATCGCGTGCCGCATCCGGTCGGTGGCGTCCGCCGGAGCGCCGGTCAGGTCCTCGCGGAAGCCGACAAGCAGGTCGACGCCCGAATTGTCGGAGTCGGAATTGATGTTCATGCGGTTCCCTCGTTCGCAGACGTGGACGGTGCGTAGTGAGCGGGCATCGCGAGGCGCAGGCGTGCCTTGGCCCGGTGGAGGCGGGACCGGACGGTGCCCGGTGCCAGGCCGAGCGCGGAGGCCAGCTCCGGATAGTCCAAGCCGGCCCAGACATGCAGCAGGAGCAGATCGCGTTGGTCGTGCGGCATCGCGGCGAGCGCGCCGGCCAATGTCTGCGTGGCGGCCTTGGCGTCGAGCCGTTCGTTGGCCCGGTCGGCGAAGTTGTGCTGACCGGAACCGCCGAGCGGGTCCGAACCCGATTTCTCCAGTGCTCGCAGCCACCGCACCTCGGCACGGTGGTAGTTGCGCAGCAGGTTGGTCAGGATGCCGAACAGCCACGGGCGCGCGTTGGCCACCGACGTGTCGTACCGGTCGCGTCGCGAGAACGCCACCAGGAACGTCTCGGCGACCAGATCCTCGGCGAGCTGTCGCCCGACCCGTCGGGCGCTGAAGTCGTACAGCCAACCGCCGTACCGCTCGTACAGCTCCCCGAACAGTTCAGGCGCCCCCGTTACCAACAGCGCGTCGGAGCGCTCGGTCACAGTCATGTCCCGATGGCCCCCTGGTTCGACGGTGTGTTCATACCTGGTTCTTGTCTGGCGCCGACGCCAGGTTCCCGCCACCTCCGGCCCAAGGCCCACGCGAGCGCTACGTGTTGCGTGGCTACTGTCCGTTGGTCGCCACGTGCCGCAGTTGCAAAAAGCAGGTGCGACCGATCAGCGTTCACGCAGGTAGAGGCGTCCCTGCCCGGCACGTAAGGCTAGAGCAGGGTCATCTGCTCGGCGGTCGGCGCAGGAGGCGGCTCGGGCAGTTGGCGGTTGTCGCCCACCTCGGCGCGGTGCAGCCCGTGCCGGCGGGCCGCGATCCGCACCCGCGCGGTCAGCTCCCGCTGGTACGCCTGCGGCGCGTACGCGCCGGCCCGGTACAGCTCGCGGTAGCGGGGCACGAGGTGCGGGTGCTCACGGGCGAGCCACTGCGCGTACCACTCCCGGGCGCCGGGGCGCAGGTGCAGGGGCAGGGCGGTCACGCTGGTCGCTCCGGCGGCGGCGATCGCCGAGACGGTGGCCTCGATCGACTCGTCGCTGTCGCTGAGGCCGGGCAGGATCGGGGCCATCAGCACGCCGACGGAGAAGCCGGCGTCGGCGAGTGCCCGGACGGCGTCGAGCCGGCGGCGTGGGTGCGGTGTGCCCGGTTCGACGGTGCGCCAGAGGTGCTCGTCGACGAACCCCACCGAGAACGAGATGCCCACCGTGGTCACCTCGGCGGCTTGGCGCAGCAGCGGCAGGTCGCGCAGGATCAGTGTGCCCTTGGTGAGGATCGAGAACGGGTTGGCGAAGTCTCGCAGGGCACCGATGATCTGCGGCATCAGCCGGTAACGACCCTCGGCGCGCTGGTAGCAGTCCACGTTGGTCCCCATCGCCACGTGTGCGCCCCGCCAGCGCGGTGCGGCCAGCTCCCGCCGGACCAGCTCACCGGCGTTGACCTTGACGATCACCTTCCGGTCGAAGTCGGCGCCGGCATCGAGATCGAGGTAAGTGTGCGTGTTTCGGGCGAAGCAGTTGTGGCTGACCACTCCGTTGGCGATGAAGTCCCCGGTGCCAGTGGTGATGTCCCAGAGCGGCAACTCCAGCCCGAGTGCCTCGATGCCGACAACCTTGAGGGCGCCCTGATGCTTCAGTGCGCCACCCTCGATCGACCGCTTCCGGGTGATGGCAGGGTCGGTCAGGTGAAAGAACCGGAGCCGGGCGGCGAGGCCCCCGGTCAACCTGATCTCCCGCACACGGTTGGGTAGGCCGCGGTCTTCTCGCACGCAGGCGAAACCGAAATGGCGCAATGCTGCTGTCGTCTGGTCGAGGATGGCGTCGTCGCTGTTGCTGATGCGCAGAATGCCTCTGCTGCAACTGCCCTCCGCGTCGAAGATGCCGGCCAGGAAGCCAAGCCGCCAGTCGTCACTGGGCTCGACCGGCCAACGAACGAGTTCGGTGATCGCCAGGATGTCGCGCTGTTTAGAGGTTCGGATGGCGGCCACTGCACGTCGCGTGGGACTGGCCGGGGTGAAATCGAAACGCTGTGTCTTGATCTCTTCGAGGGCGAGGTACCGCTCACTGCGGCTCAATGCCTCGTCATCGGCCAACGCCAGCCGGAACCGGTGCACAGTCCCGTACGAGTACGAGAACGTGCCCAGGTGCGCATCTCCACGGACCATGCCGCACAGGTAACCCCGGCGATAGTCGGGTGACTCCTTGGGCCCGGAGGCAAAACGACCGGTGCCGATCAGGCGGTTGTTGATGGTCAGGTAGGGGCGTCGGGCGTTGCCATGCATGGCCCCGGTGACGTACTTCCAGCCACGTTCAGAGAGGAACCGGTGGTCGCCGCTGGCGATGAGTGTCGTGCCGTCCTCCAGTGTGACCCGGTAGGCCGGCTTCACCGTGGACCACTTGTCGAGGACGGTGGTGGTCACGTATCGGCGGTAGGCGCCCCGTCGCTCGGTCCCGTAGATGCGGTCGCCCGGCTCCAGTTCGCTGATCGGCTTCGTGCGACCGTCCGCCATCAGGATCGGGGTGTCGGCGCCCAGGCAGTAAACACAGGCATGAGAGCAGCCCCTGTACGGGTTGATCGTCCACTCGAACGGGACGCGGGACTGCCCGGGCACCCGGTTGAGGATGGACTTGGCCTGCACCTCGTAGAAGGTCATCCCGGCGAACTCGGGGGTGTCGAAGGTGCGGGCGACGGCGCCGGGCAGCGCCAGCGGCAGGGGTGGCGTCGCTGGCGCTGCCCGCTCGGGGTCTCCCTCAACCGGGGGAGCGGTGAGGTTGTCCCAGCGCATGGCCACTATTCGAACACGTGTACGAGGCGAGCGCAAGTGACCCGCCGTACACCGGTGGGCGTCCGGGTGGTCGGAGAGGGGAGGATGGACACCATGGAGACGTCGACCTTCGTCTACGACGGGGACTGCGCGTTCTGCACGACCTGTGCGGAGTTCATCGAGCGCCGCATCCCCACCGCCGCGCGGGTGGTGCCCTGGCAGTTCGCCGACCTGGACGCGCTCGGCCTCACAGTGGCCGAGTGCGAGGAGGCAGTGCAGTGGGTCGGCGCGGACGGCTCGCGCGCCGCGGGTCCGGACGCCATCGCGAAGCTGCTCACCGCGAGTGGTCCGCTCTGGCGGGTGGCCGGCGCTGGTCTGCGGTTCCCGCCGGCGCGCGCCGCAGCCTGGCCGTTGTACCGCTGGGTGGCGCGCAACCGGCACCGACTTCCCGGTGGTACGGCGGCCTGTTCCCTGCCGCAGGAGGCCCGGGAGCGGCTCTACGGCCCGACTGGTCGCCCGACCACCGGCGCCTGATCGTCCAGCGCTCGCTCCGCACGGGCTCCCACGGTGTCCTGGCCGGGCGGCACCGTGTCGGCGTCCGTCGGAGGGACGTCGGTCGCCGCCTCGGAAGGGCCACGCCCGATCAGCCGGCGGGCCCAGACCAGCGGGCGCACCCGTTCCAGCGGTAGGAAGCTGGTCATCGCGGCCAGGTGCGGCGCGAACGAGATCGTGATGGTCGCGATGGTGACCGCGTGGAACGAGTAGAAGAAGCCGACCATGGCGAGTCGCCAGCGGGGTGGCAGCAGGAAGACCACCGGGCTCAGCAGCTCGAACGCCACGATGCCGAACTGGGCGACGATCAGCAGGTGCGGCACCTGGGCGATCAGGTCCGCCAGGTCGGTGCCGCGTCGGATGATCGCGCGGGCCAGAACCGAGCCGGTCAGCCAGTCCAGACCGCCGAAGCGCAGCTTGGCGAAGGCGGCCAGGAAGTACGTGCAGATCACCGCGATCTGGGTGACGCGGAGCGCCCAACCGCCGGCCTCGGTGCGGGTGGTGTCGCCGTGTCGGGCGCGACCGGCGGTGGGCAGCACTGCCAGCGCGACGAGCAGCCCGAACCGGTCGTGGTCGACCTTCCCGTAGCTCATCGCGATGATCATCCACTCCAGGTACAGCGCGCACACCGCCCAGCCGAGCACCCGGGGCGCCCGTCCGGTGGCGGCGAGGAGAGCGAGCAGCAGCAACGCCCAGAAGATCACCGTCACCAGTGTCTCGGTCGGCGTCGGCAGTGGGAGCAGGCGGCCGATCAGGAGCGGCTGGTACAGGTCGCCGGGCACGCTGACCCGGGTGCGTACCCAGGGGGTGAAGATCACCAGGTCGGCGGCGACGAACAGGTAGATCAGGGTGCGGAAAGCGGCCACCCGGCCCCGGGGGACGGCCTCGGTCAGCCAGCTCATCGGGGGGCCTGCCAGCGGACGACGGTCTGGTCGGTGTGTTGGCCGGTCGGTCGG comes from Micromonospora vinacea and encodes:
- a CDS encoding CoA-binding protein, producing the protein MRTAQQILAEAAVIAVVGASRDPGKAAHGVPLQMQQYGWRIIPVNPTVDELFGERAYPTLADIPHPVDLVDVFRPAADAVQVVRDAVAIGAPAVWLQLGIVSAEARRIAEEAGIDYVEDRCLIVERAAANLTRLT
- a CDS encoding RNA polymerase sigma factor; translated protein: MTVTERSDALLVTGAPELFGELYERYGGWLYDFSARRVGRQLAEDLVAETFLVAFSRRDRYDTSVANARPWLFGILTNLLRNYHRAEVRWLRALEKSGSDPLGGSGQHNFADRANERLDAKAATQTLAGALAAMPHDQRDLLLLHVWAGLDYPELASALGLAPGTVRSRLHRAKARLRLAMPAHYAPSTSANEGTA
- a CDS encoding intein-containing Rv2578c family radical SAM protein, with product MRWDNLTAPPVEGDPERAAPATPPLPLALPGAVARTFDTPEFAGMTFYEVQAKSILNRVPGQSRVPFEWTINPYRGCSHACVYCLGADTPILMADGRTKPISELEPGDRIYGTERRGAYRRYVTTTVLDKWSTVKPAYRVTLEDGTTLIASGDHRFLSERGWKYVTGAMHGNARRPYLTINNRLIGTGRFASGPKESPDYRRGYLCGMVRGDAHLGTFSYSYGTVHRFRLALADDEALSRSERYLALEEIKTQRFDFTPASPTRRAVAAIRTSKQRDILAITELVRWPVEPSDDWRLGFLAGIFDAEGSCSRGILRISNSDDAILDQTTAALRHFGFACVREDRGLPNRVREIRLTGGLAARLRFFHLTDPAITRKRSIEGGALKHQGALKVVGIEALGLELPLWDITTGTGDFIANGVVSHNCFARNTHTYLDLDAGADFDRKVIVKVNAGELVRRELAAPRWRGAHVAMGTNVDCYQRAEGRYRLMPQIIGALRDFANPFSILTKGTLILRDLPLLRQAAEVTTVGISFSVGFVDEHLWRTVEPGTPHPRRRLDAVRALADAGFSVGVLMAPILPGLSDSDESIEATVSAIAAAGATSVTALPLHLRPGAREWYAQWLAREHPHLVPRYRELYRAGAYAPQAYQRELTARVRIAARRHGLHRAEVGDNRQLPEPPPAPTAEQMTLL
- a CDS encoding thiol-disulfide oxidoreductase DCC family protein — protein: METSTFVYDGDCAFCTTCAEFIERRIPTAARVVPWQFADLDALGLTVAECEEAVQWVGADGSRAAGPDAIAKLLTASGPLWRVAGAGLRFPPARAAAWPLYRWVARNRHRLPGGTAACSLPQEARERLYGPTGRPTTGA
- a CDS encoding HTTM domain-containing protein, with protein sequence MSWLTEAVPRGRVAAFRTLIYLFVAADLVIFTPWVRTRVSVPGDLYQPLLIGRLLPLPTPTETLVTVIFWALLLLALLAATGRAPRVLGWAVCALYLEWMIIAMSYGKVDHDRFGLLVALAVLPTAGRARHGDTTRTEAGGWALRVTQIAVICTYFLAAFAKLRFGGLDWLTGSVLARAIIRRGTDLADLIAQVPHLLIVAQFGIVAFELLSPVVFLLPPRWRLAMVGFFYSFHAVTIATITISFAPHLAAMTSFLPLERVRPLVWARRLIGRGPSEAATDVPPTDADTVPPGQDTVGARAERALDDQAPVVGRPVGP